The stretch of DNA CAACACACCCATCTATTGAAAGGACACTCCTATGACATACGACGAGTTCAATGCATTCTGCGAGTCACTACCTGCCACCAGTTATGTGATGCAGTGGAATAACTCTCACGTTTGGAAAGTAGGTGGGAAGGTGTTTGCGATTGGTGGTTGGGGGCCTAGCGATGAGCCTGCGTTTATCTTTAAGGCATCCGATCAGAACTTCGACTTTCTGAAAGAAGAACTGGGCTATAAACCTGCTCCCTACTTTGCTTCGCGCGGAATGAAGTGGATTCAGCTTTTTGAAAG from Vibrio splendidus encodes:
- a CDS encoding MmcQ/YjbR family DNA-binding protein, which codes for MTYDEFNAFCESLPATSYVMQWNNSHVWKVGGKVFAIGGWGPSDEPAFIFKASDQNFDFLKEELGYKPAPYFASRGMKWIQLFESTSERDEELIYYLTESHRIVSLGLTKKKQAELGLNQ